From a region of the Buteo buteo chromosome 7, bButBut1.hap1.1, whole genome shotgun sequence genome:
- the KNG1 gene encoding kininogen-1 isoform X1 — MKPFIVLALCCSFFSSRATPLPFEFLDCDDPDVFKAVDTALKKYNGDRATGNQFALYMVMEAKRTAGPDTQFYMKYRIHETTCAAEENKLWQDCDYKVPAEAKTGECTAQVHMNNAEKTSNVSQDCKIFPATPKITLTEATCLGCFHPIPSDSSEVSEILKKAVQKFNRHSAELALFKLVEIKEAKRQVVAGWNYIIKYEIEETNCSKDQFQDLTPECKTTSRGRVGKCDAKAYQNLHAEIIDIASQCKLPVEDTVIPATRSGCPKTIPKDSPELKELLKVSMEKYNSESNDDFYYKGGEIEAATVQVVAGQNYHLVFAIRKTNCSKTEFEKFNEDCEATSDSAPLPCEAQIHVIPWENKIFPQVNCSKERSMTVLLRRPPGFTPLRSFATLNQPNEISCSDENEEGQRPGKEIRKDGGQEPEGEGEHEHKHRHEHEHKHRHKHEHKHRHEHRHKHEHKHRHGYKKDHESDKRHRHEIGCGHRTGHGCGHKKHGKNGKHKHSTPKSSQESNERVFNQNETLPSYSAETASELVNPGVARRETSTPAEPLTLPDTSLFNGLPDRTESLLPRCPGKPWKQIMDLLAPSGFPREFKNEDLLPSAVENINPATESSTTPQTKDFDISDALL; from the exons ATGAAACCTTTCATTGTACTAGCACTCTGCTGTAGTTTTTTCTCTAGCAGAGCCACCCCTCTTCCATTTGAGTTTTTGGACTGTGATGACCCTGATGTCTTTAAAGCTGTCGACACAGCACTGAAGAAATACAATGGAGACAGAGCAACTGGTAATCAATTTGCTCTATACATGGTGATGGAAGCCAAGAGAACT GCAGGTCCTGACACACAATTCTATATGAAATATCGAATACATGAAACCACTTGTGCcgctgaagaaaataaactgtggCAAGATTGTGATTACAAAGTACCTGCAGAAGCT aaaacaggagaaTGCACAGCTCAAGTTCACATGAATAACGCTGAAAAAACAAGTAATGTTTCGCAAGATTGCAAAATTTTTCCAG cgACACCAAAGATAACACTTACTGAGGCTACCTGTCTTGGATGCTTCCATCCTATACCAAGTGACAGTTCAGAAGTGtcagaaattctgaaaaaagcCGTTCAAAAGTTTAACAGGCACAGTGCTGAACTTGCCCTTTTTAAGCTGGTGGAAATAAAAGAAGCTAAAAGACAG GTGGTAGCTGGATGGAATTACATAATTAAATATGAAATCGAGGAGACTAATTGCTCCAAAGACCAGTTTCAAGATTTAACTCCAGAGTGCAAAACTACTTCTAGAGGT CGTGTAGGTAAATGTGATGCCAAAGCATATCAAAATCTTCACGCAGAGATCATAGACATTGCAAGCCAATGCAAGCTTCCAG TTGAGGACACGGTAATTCCTGCCACTCGCAGTGGTTGTCCGAAGACTATCCCAAAAGACAGTCCAGAACTGAAGGAACTACTGAAGGTTTCTATGGAGAAGTATAATTCGGAGAGCAATGATGATTTCTACTATAAAGGTGGAGAAATAGAAGCAGCGACAGTTCAG GTGGTTGCAGGACAAAACTACCATTTAGTATTTGCAATCCGGAAGACAAACTGCTCAAAGACAGAGTTTGAAAAATTTAATGAAGACTGTGAAGCCACATCAGACAGT GCACCACTGCCATGTGAAGCACAAATTCACGTGATCCCATGGGAGAATAAAATCTTTCCCCAAGTTAACTGCTCTAAAGAACGCTCAATG ACTGTACTTCTAAGAAGGCCTCCTGGATTCACACCTTTGCGAAGCTTTGCTACGCTAAACCAGCCAAATGAAATTTCATGCTctgatgaaaatgaagaaggGCAAAGACCTggcaaagaaatcagaaaagatgGTGGACAGGAACCAGAAGGTGAAGGTGAACATGAGCATAAACACAGGCATGAACATGAGCATAAACACAGGCATAAACATGAGCATAAACACAGGCATGAACACAGGCATAAACATGAGCATAAACACAGGCATGGATATAAAAAGGATCACGAGTCTGACAAAAGGCATAGGCATGAAATTGGTTGTGGGCACAGAACTGGCCATGGGTGTGGGCATAAAAAGCACGGTAAAAATGGTAAACATAAACACTCAACCCCCAAATCTTCTCAGGAGTCCAATGAAAGGGTTTTTAATCAAAACGAAACCCTCCCATCATACAGTGCTGAAACAGCATCAGAGCTAGTTAATCCAGGGGTTGCAAGAAGGGAAACCAGTACACCTGCAGAACCACTAACTCTTCCTGATACATCTTTATTTAATGGGTTGCCAGATCGCACAGAATCTCTTCTCCCCAGATGTCCTGGAAAGCCATGGAAACAAATCATGGACCTTCTAGCTCCTTCTGGTTTTCCCAGAGAATTCAAAAATGAAGATCTCTTGCCTTCTGCAGTAGAAAACATCAATCCAGCAACAGAAAGCTCAACAACTCCCCAAACCAAAGACTTTGATATCTCAGATGCTTTACTATAA
- the KNG1 gene encoding kininogen-1 isoform X3 has translation MKPFIVLALCCSFFSSRATPLPFEFLDCDDPDVFKAVDTALKKYNGDRATGNQFALYMVMEAKRTAGPDTQFYMKYRIHETTCAAEENKLWQDCDYKVPAEAKTGECTAQVHMNNAEKTSNVSQDCKIFPATPKITLTEATCLGCFHPIPSDSSEVSEILKKAVQKFNRHSAELALFKLVEIKEAKRQVVAGWNYIIKYEIEETNCSKDQFQDLTPECKTTSRGRVGKCDAKAYQNLHAEIIDIASQCKLPVEDTVIPATRSGCPKTIPKDSPELKELLKVSMEKYNSESNDDFYYKGGEIEAATVQVVAGQNYHLVFAIRKTNCSKTEFEKFNEDCEATSDSAPLPCEAQIHVIPWENKIFPQVNCSKERSMTVLLRRPPGFTPLRSFATLNQPNEISCSDENEEGQRPGKEIRKDGGQEPEDRTESLLPRCPGKPWKQIMDLLAPSGFPREFKNEDLLPSAVENINPATESSTTPQTKDFDISDALL, from the exons ATGAAACCTTTCATTGTACTAGCACTCTGCTGTAGTTTTTTCTCTAGCAGAGCCACCCCTCTTCCATTTGAGTTTTTGGACTGTGATGACCCTGATGTCTTTAAAGCTGTCGACACAGCACTGAAGAAATACAATGGAGACAGAGCAACTGGTAATCAATTTGCTCTATACATGGTGATGGAAGCCAAGAGAACT GCAGGTCCTGACACACAATTCTATATGAAATATCGAATACATGAAACCACTTGTGCcgctgaagaaaataaactgtggCAAGATTGTGATTACAAAGTACCTGCAGAAGCT aaaacaggagaaTGCACAGCTCAAGTTCACATGAATAACGCTGAAAAAACAAGTAATGTTTCGCAAGATTGCAAAATTTTTCCAG cgACACCAAAGATAACACTTACTGAGGCTACCTGTCTTGGATGCTTCCATCCTATACCAAGTGACAGTTCAGAAGTGtcagaaattctgaaaaaagcCGTTCAAAAGTTTAACAGGCACAGTGCTGAACTTGCCCTTTTTAAGCTGGTGGAAATAAAAGAAGCTAAAAGACAG GTGGTAGCTGGATGGAATTACATAATTAAATATGAAATCGAGGAGACTAATTGCTCCAAAGACCAGTTTCAAGATTTAACTCCAGAGTGCAAAACTACTTCTAGAGGT CGTGTAGGTAAATGTGATGCCAAAGCATATCAAAATCTTCACGCAGAGATCATAGACATTGCAAGCCAATGCAAGCTTCCAG TTGAGGACACGGTAATTCCTGCCACTCGCAGTGGTTGTCCGAAGACTATCCCAAAAGACAGTCCAGAACTGAAGGAACTACTGAAGGTTTCTATGGAGAAGTATAATTCGGAGAGCAATGATGATTTCTACTATAAAGGTGGAGAAATAGAAGCAGCGACAGTTCAG GTGGTTGCAGGACAAAACTACCATTTAGTATTTGCAATCCGGAAGACAAACTGCTCAAAGACAGAGTTTGAAAAATTTAATGAAGACTGTGAAGCCACATCAGACAGT GCACCACTGCCATGTGAAGCACAAATTCACGTGATCCCATGGGAGAATAAAATCTTTCCCCAAGTTAACTGCTCTAAAGAACGCTCAATG ACTGTACTTCTAAGAAGGCCTCCTGGATTCACACCTTTGCGAAGCTTTGCTACGCTAAACCAGCCAAATGAAATTTCATGCTctgatgaaaatgaagaaggGCAAAGACCTggcaaagaaatcagaaaagatgGTGGACAGGAACCAGAAG ATCGCACAGAATCTCTTCTCCCCAGATGTCCTGGAAAGCCATGGAAACAAATCATGGACCTTCTAGCTCCTTCTGGTTTTCCCAGAGAATTCAAAAATGAAGATCTCTTGCCTTCTGCAGTAGAAAACATCAATCCAGCAACAGAAAGCTCAACAACTCCCCAAACCAAAGACTTTGATATCTCAGATGCTTTACTATAA
- the KNG1 gene encoding kininogen-1 isoform X2, with translation MKPFIVLALCCSFFSSRATPLPFEFLDCDDPDVFKAVDTALKKYNGDRATGNQFALYMVMEAKRTAGPDTQFYMKYRIHETTCAAEENKLWQDCDYKVPAEAKTGECTAQVHMNNAEKTSNVSQDCKIFPATPKITLTEATCLGCFHPIPSDSSEVSEILKKAVQKFNRHSAELALFKLVEIKEAKRQVVAGWNYIIKYEIEETNCSKDQFQDLTPECKTTSRGRVGKCDAKAYQNLHAEIIDIASQCKLPVEDTVIPATRSGCPKTIPKDSPELKELLKVSMEKYNSESNDDFYYKGGEIEAATVQVVAGQNYHLVFAIRKTNCSKTEFEKFNEDCEATSDSAPLPCEAQIHVIPWENKIFPQVNCSKERSMTVLLRRPPGFTPLRSFATLNQPNEISCSDENEEGQRPGKEIRKDGGQEPEGEDRTESLLPRCPGKPWKQIMDLLAPSGFPREFKNEDLLPSAVENINPATESSTTPQTKDFDISDALL, from the exons ATGAAACCTTTCATTGTACTAGCACTCTGCTGTAGTTTTTTCTCTAGCAGAGCCACCCCTCTTCCATTTGAGTTTTTGGACTGTGATGACCCTGATGTCTTTAAAGCTGTCGACACAGCACTGAAGAAATACAATGGAGACAGAGCAACTGGTAATCAATTTGCTCTATACATGGTGATGGAAGCCAAGAGAACT GCAGGTCCTGACACACAATTCTATATGAAATATCGAATACATGAAACCACTTGTGCcgctgaagaaaataaactgtggCAAGATTGTGATTACAAAGTACCTGCAGAAGCT aaaacaggagaaTGCACAGCTCAAGTTCACATGAATAACGCTGAAAAAACAAGTAATGTTTCGCAAGATTGCAAAATTTTTCCAG cgACACCAAAGATAACACTTACTGAGGCTACCTGTCTTGGATGCTTCCATCCTATACCAAGTGACAGTTCAGAAGTGtcagaaattctgaaaaaagcCGTTCAAAAGTTTAACAGGCACAGTGCTGAACTTGCCCTTTTTAAGCTGGTGGAAATAAAAGAAGCTAAAAGACAG GTGGTAGCTGGATGGAATTACATAATTAAATATGAAATCGAGGAGACTAATTGCTCCAAAGACCAGTTTCAAGATTTAACTCCAGAGTGCAAAACTACTTCTAGAGGT CGTGTAGGTAAATGTGATGCCAAAGCATATCAAAATCTTCACGCAGAGATCATAGACATTGCAAGCCAATGCAAGCTTCCAG TTGAGGACACGGTAATTCCTGCCACTCGCAGTGGTTGTCCGAAGACTATCCCAAAAGACAGTCCAGAACTGAAGGAACTACTGAAGGTTTCTATGGAGAAGTATAATTCGGAGAGCAATGATGATTTCTACTATAAAGGTGGAGAAATAGAAGCAGCGACAGTTCAG GTGGTTGCAGGACAAAACTACCATTTAGTATTTGCAATCCGGAAGACAAACTGCTCAAAGACAGAGTTTGAAAAATTTAATGAAGACTGTGAAGCCACATCAGACAGT GCACCACTGCCATGTGAAGCACAAATTCACGTGATCCCATGGGAGAATAAAATCTTTCCCCAAGTTAACTGCTCTAAAGAACGCTCAATG ACTGTACTTCTAAGAAGGCCTCCTGGATTCACACCTTTGCGAAGCTTTGCTACGCTAAACCAGCCAAATGAAATTTCATGCTctgatgaaaatgaagaaggGCAAAGACCTggcaaagaaatcagaaaagatgGTGGACAGGAACCAGAAGGTGAAG ATCGCACAGAATCTCTTCTCCCCAGATGTCCTGGAAAGCCATGGAAACAAATCATGGACCTTCTAGCTCCTTCTGGTTTTCCCAGAGAATTCAAAAATGAAGATCTCTTGCCTTCTGCAGTAGAAAACATCAATCCAGCAACAGAAAGCTCAACAACTCCCCAAACCAAAGACTTTGATATCTCAGATGCTTTACTATAA